The window AAGTCATCCATAAACCATAAacattactaataaaaatccCTTCTTTGACAAAAGGCTGTTATCCTcgaatcttcttcttcttctctctcttattgGATGTATAAACGAGAGGTGGAGCACAGCTGCCTTAGCCTTCTTCAACTATGCAATTCTTACTCAAAACTCACTCAAATTCATGCAAGAATTCTCAAGCTCGGTTTGCTCAACAACCCTTTCGTCCTCACCAAATTCACCTCCATTTCTTCAGCTCTAAACGCAATCCATTATGCCTGTTCTCTCATCTTCTCCCCTGAAGCACACCCGTATAACCATGACGCCTTCCTTTTCAACACCATTATCGAAGCTTTTGCACAATCCACTCAATTTAAGCGCACCAGCATATTTTACTACAACAAAATGCTTACACATTGCTTCAAACCAAATAACTACACCTTCCCTTTCGTCTTCAAGGCTTGTGCCGGCATTCGCGACTTCCATCTTGGCAAATCCGTCCAGGGCTCGGTTTTGAAACTCGGATTTCATGGCGAATCGCATGTTGTCAACGCAATGCTTCACATGTATTGCTGTTGTGAAGATGGGATTCAGTTTGCAGAGAAGGTGTTCGAGGAAATGCCTAAGAGAAATTCTGTCCCTTGGAGCACGATGATGGGCGGGTATGTGAGGAGGGGAATGTCTGCTGAAGCTATCAACTTGTTCAGAGCGATGCAGACTGCGGGGGTGAGGCCGGATGAGATCACTATGGTGATGGTGTTATCGGCCTGTGCTGACCTCGGAGCCCTTGAGCTCGGGAGGTGGGTGGAATTATACGTCGAGAGGGAGAAGCTTGAGATGAGAGAGAAGCTCTGCAATGCCTTGATAGACATGTTTGCTAAATGTGGTGATGTTGATAGTGCATTGAGGCTGTTCAACAACATGCCTCTAAGTAAAAGGAGTATTGTTTCTTGGACTTGTGTGATTTCCGGCATGGCATTGCACGGGCGTGGTTTGGAGGCCGTTGCCCTCTTTGAGGAGATGAGACGAGCCGGGGTTGTCCCTGACAGTGTTGCATTCTTGTGCTTGCTCACTGCTTGCAGCCACTCTGGTTTAGTCGAGGAGGGGAAGcattatttcaattcaatGGAGAAAGATTTCGCCATTGCTCCAAAAATAGAGCACTACGGATGTATGGTGGATCTGCTAAGCAGGGCCGGATTAGCTGAACAAGCTCTCGAGTTTATAAACACAATGCCAATGGCGCCAAATCCAGTCATATGGCGAACTTTGGTATCTTCGTCTCATGCTCAAGCTCATCTCCTTCTTGGTGAAAGAGTCACCACGGATCTCATCAAGGCCGAGCCTATGCAAGAGGCGAACTATGTGATGCTCGCGTCCATCTATGCCAAGCTCTCGGATTGGAAAAGGAAAACCAGAGTTAGGGAAGCAATGAGGAAGAAAGGGATCAAGAAAATCCCGGGAAGCACCATGATTGAGCTCGGTGATGGGATTTACGAGTTTGTAGCTGGCGATAAATCTCAAAAAGAGCACTCCCAGATTTATGAGATGGTGGAGGAGATGGAGAGGAAGATGAGAGCTGCAGGATACGTTTCTACAACGACTAATGTGTTGCTCGACATTGAGGAAGAAGATAAAGAGGGTGCTCTGAATAAGCATAGTGAGAAGCTGGCCATTGCATTTGCGCTGCTTAAAACTAGTCCGAGATCGACTATTCGGATAGTGAAGAATCTGCGGGTTTGTGTGGATTGTCACAATGCTACTAAACTCATATCTCTCATATATAATAGACAGATAGTAGTAAGAGATAGGAACAGGTTTCATCACTTTAAAGATGGATTCTGCTCCTGCAAAGATTTCTGGTAATCTATAATGCAAGCTTGCAGTTGCTGCTTCTTGAAGTTgatatatttcatcttttaataagtactactaaatcatttaaatttgtttttgaaagTCTCATGTTTGGCTGAGTATTGCTGGAAATTGAAAACCAGGGAAAACTGAGATTGAAGTTGAATTACAGTTGGTGGTTAGGATGCCACGTCAGTTATCATTACAACAAATGGCTTGTGCATcaacaataaacaaatattattacaacATTAGTCAtaccactcatattttatgaccaaaataacgaaattttcaaaaagatAAGTTAAACATATTCAAGAGATGTTGACACGTCTAATCATGTGGCATTTCAGTTTCAGTTATCCTTTTACtattaaagtttaaaatttcaCCTGGttttatgtgtgtgtgaagAGGGAAGAATAGAGTCCCACCTCACCTTTTCTTATTCCTGTTCCTCGAAGTAAAAGAGCCCTTCATTGATACCTCCGCGTCCATCCATTGTTTCTTAGATTCTTC is drawn from Salvia hispanica cultivar TCC Black 2014 chromosome 6, UniMelb_Shisp_WGS_1.0, whole genome shotgun sequence and contains these coding sequences:
- the LOC125194498 gene encoding pentatricopeptide repeat-containing protein At5g66520-like isoform X2 yields the protein MYKREVEHSCLSLLQLCNSYSKLTQIHARILKLGLLNNPFVLTKFTSISSALNAIHYACSLIFSPEAHPYNHDAFLFNTIIEAFAQSTQFKRTSIFYYNKMLTHCFKPNNYTFPFVFKACAGIRDFHLGKSVQGSVLKLGFHGESHVVNAMLHMYCCCEDGIQFAEKVFEEMPKRNSVPWSTMMGGYVRRGMSAEAINLFRAMQTAGVRPDEITMVMVLSACADLGALELGRWVELYVEREKLEMREKLCNALIDMFAKCGDVDSALRLFNNMPLSKRSIVSWTCVISGMALHGRGLEAVALFEEMRRAGVVPDSVAFLCLLTACSHSGLVEEGKHYFNSMEKDFAIAPKIEHYGCMVDLLSRAGLAEQALEFINTMPMAPNPVIWRTLVSSSHAQAHLLLGERVTTDLIKAEPMQEANYVMLASIYAKLSDWKRKTRVREAMRKKGIKKIPGSTMIELGDGIYEFVAGDKSQKEHSQIYEMVEEMERKMRAAGYVSTTTNVLLDIEEEDKEGALNKHSEKLAIAFALLKTSPRSTIRIVKNLRGLRRY
- the LOC125194498 gene encoding pentatricopeptide repeat-containing protein At5g66520-like isoform X1, which codes for MYKREVEHSCLSLLQLCNSYSKLTQIHARILKLGLLNNPFVLTKFTSISSALNAIHYACSLIFSPEAHPYNHDAFLFNTIIEAFAQSTQFKRTSIFYYNKMLTHCFKPNNYTFPFVFKACAGIRDFHLGKSVQGSVLKLGFHGESHVVNAMLHMYCCCEDGIQFAEKVFEEMPKRNSVPWSTMMGGYVRRGMSAEAINLFRAMQTAGVRPDEITMVMVLSACADLGALELGRWVELYVEREKLEMREKLCNALIDMFAKCGDVDSALRLFNNMPLSKRSIVSWTCVISGMALHGRGLEAVALFEEMRRAGVVPDSVAFLCLLTACSHSGLVEEGKHYFNSMEKDFAIAPKIEHYGCMVDLLSRAGLAEQALEFINTMPMAPNPVIWRTLVSSSHAQAHLLLGERVTTDLIKAEPMQEANYVMLASIYAKLSDWKRKTRVREAMRKKGIKKIPGSTMIELGDGIYEFVAGDKSQKEHSQIYEMVEEMERKMRAAGYVSTTTNVLLDIEEEDKEGALNKHSEKLAIAFALLKTSPRSTIRIVKNLRVCVDCHNATKLISLIYNRQIVVRDRNRFHHFKDGFCSCKDFW